In the Leishmania mexicana MHOM/GT/2001/U1103 complete genome, chromosome 31 genome, one interval contains:
- a CDS encoding putative ER--golgi transport protein p24, with translation MFLHYMVTMGGSMDIDCTIMAPDKTVVWNAERDTENRVLFKSRIPGSYAFCFSNRMSTLTSKVVSFSVMVGNGNAADVMRPKGAESDSLHRSIMRLQQGLREIEELQQVLRTRERDHRATTEVANTRVVVFCILESVFIIGMGVGSILYLRQMFVTKRMV, from the coding sequence ATGTTCCTGCACTACATGGTGACCATGGGCGGTTCCATGGACATTGACTGTACGATTATGGCGCCGGACAAGACTGTCGTCTGGAATGCCGAGCGGGACACAGAGAACCGTGTTCTCTTCAAGTCCCGCATACCCGGCTCGTACGCCTTCTGCTTTAGCAACCGCATGAGCACGTTGACCTCGAAGGTGGTGTCCTTCTCTGTGATGGTGGGTAACGGAAACGCCGCCGACGTGATGCGGCCGAAAGGGGCGGAGTCGGACTCACTTCACCGCTCCATCATGCGTCTGCAGCAGGGATTGCGCGAgatcgaggagctgcagcaggtccTGCGCACCCGTGAGCGGGACCACCGCGCCACAACCGAGGTCGCCAACACGCGTGTTGTGGTCTTCTGCATCCTGGAGAGCGTATTCATTATCGGCATGGGTGTCGGAAGCATCTTGTATCTGCGTCAGATGTTCGTGACGAAGCGCATGGTGTGA
- a CDS encoding putative ras-related protein rab-2a — MSQSNYVFKYIIIGDSGVGKSCLLLQFTDKRFEPLHDLTIGVEFGARLISIQGKSVKLQIWDTAGQESFRSITRSYYRGASGALLVYDVTRRDTFTHLQSWLEDAKANANTALVIMLIGNKCDLDSKRQVSREEGEAFARCNGLMFMETSAKTSQNVDDAFLQTAALIYDNVQLGMIDASVVSGRPGTQASNAHLQNAHANHNSRNSGCAC, encoded by the coding sequence ATGTCGCAGAGCAACTACGTGTTCAAATACATCATTatcggcgacagcggcgttggCAAGAGCTGTCTGCTTCTCCAGTTCACCGACAAGCGCTTCGAGCCATTACACGACCTGACCATCGGCGTAGAGTTCGGGGCGCGTCTCATCTCCATCCAAGGCAAGAGTGTCAAGCTGCAGATTTGGGATACGGCTGGGCAGGAGAGCTTCCGTAGCATCACCCGTAGCTACTACCGTGGCGCTAGCGGGGCTCTGCTCGTCTACGACGTCACCCGACGCGATACCTTCACGCACCTGCAGAGCTGGCTGGAGGATGCTAAGGCAAACGCGAACACGGCACTTGTGATTATGCTGATTGGTAACAAGTGCGACCTCGATAGCAAGCGCCAGGTGAGCcgcgaggaaggagaggcgtTTGCGCGCTGCAATGGGCTGATGTTTATGGAAACGAGCGCCAAGACATCGCAGAACGTCGACGATGCGTTCCTGCAGACGGCAGCGCTCATATACGACAACGTGCAGCTCGGCATGATCGACGCATCCGTCGTCTCTGGACGTCCAGGGACGCAGGCGAGCAACGCGCACTTGCAGAATGCGCATGCGAACCACAACAGCAGAAACAGCGGTTGCGCGTGCTAG
- a CDS encoding ABC transporter-like protein has translation MSSAKYPESASPSARVVASPTTAPAGEAVGALHLLRFAYSYMTCQQRVILASGLFMTCATLLSISIPALAEEIVSYGMRTITKTIDSASPTAVSSSATSLEAAAATSGLGMPAEGAGAGADQFSFLGLGPLSERIFKPLLPMFFTFLRGAVAVGDGAEPAVSLSPYAEGILCRCLLMSVAIICYHFTSLLAHLAAYYAGSGAQNALTKDSVQRILHTPHPERVAVVNAVKLAQLITASGRALSETTGELLTNVLSQVMYIVGFFAVMLFLSYQLTLTILVGVVGIQCLFFLQGISLHRQGSRLTAEEANVQAYIANILQRSQTVLVFGCSNFVLDRMEDRAAQLWRLTNGLNCSIHGYTAVSSALTRLILVVALGLSNYYQQKGQLDMRHTILYFACFQSFVSTLASLSSAVSELRATLGRLKTLDAMLRWYSEPLAVTAGEGCAAASEAAVVDVQESATADVALDHVSFSYPAVPAFLSEIGGAAGAGEAVASWEQELSTAMGSQHNNGVSQVSLTALVGGITVLYGPSGCGKSTCLRLLCGLVRPHTGTVRTQRRAVLLEQQHAIFIGTVAENILLTNLSSFGTSTTEVSALKPTMPSSGVPQSPTAAATFAELQRRVTDAAVKSGCANFLSNPFSTFIESVDHPQFSGGQLQRIVLARMLARTDDYSLVLLDEPTTGLDRSAVEVLLEAIKELRDTHHKTVLISTHDHRVAAVADKVINLSGSAAEVR, from the coding sequence ATGTCCTCTGCGAAGTACCCAGAGTCAGCGTCACCATCGGCACGGGTGGTGGCGTCCCCGACGACGGCCCCGGCTGGTGAGGCTGTCGGTGCACTGCACCTCCTGCGGTTTGCCTACAGCTACATGACATGCCAGCAGCGTGTCATACTCGCGTCCGGCCTCTTCATGACTTGTgcgacgctgctgagcaTTTCGATTCCTGCCCTCGCCGAAGAGATAGTATCGTACGGTATGAGGACGATCACAAAGACGATAGACAGTGCCTCACCCACTGCGGTGAGCTCTAGCGCCACATCActggaggcagcagcggcgacttCGGGACTTGGGATGCCCGCAGAGGGCGCGGGAGCTGGAGCGGATCAGTTCTCCTTCCTAGGCCTTGGTCCGCTCAGCGAGCGCATCTTCAAGCCACTGCTTCCAATGTTCTTCACCTTTCTGCgtggtgccgtcgccgtcggcgatGGTGCGGAGCCTGCGGTGTCGCTATCCCCCTACGCCGAAGGGAttctctgccgctgcctcctcaTGTCAGTGGCGATCATATGCTACCACTTCACTTCCCTGCTCGCCCACCTTGCCGCGTACTACGCGGGATCGGGAGCGCAAAATGCCTTGACGAAGGATAGCGTGCAGCGTATCCTGCATACCCCACACCCCGAGCGCGTCGCAGTCGTGAACGCGGTgaagctggcgcagctgatcACCGCCAGTGGACGGGCCTTGAGCGAGACGACCGGCGAGCTGCTCACGAACGTGCTTTCTCAAGTGATGTACATTGTGGGCTTCTTTGCCGTAATGCTCTTCCTCTCCTACCAACTCACCCTGACCATTCTGGTCGGTGTGGTGGGGATTCAGTGTCTCTTCTTTCTTCAAGGGATCTCGTTGCACCGCCAGGGCAGCCGCCTaacggcagaggaggcgaacgtGCAGGCGTACATCGCGAACATCCTCCAGCGCAGTCAGACCGTGCTCGTCTTTGGTTGCAGCAATTTCGTGCTGGACCGCATGGAAGACCGAGCGGCGCAGTTGTGGCGGCTGACAAACGGTCTCAACTGCAGCATCCACGGCTACACCGCCGTCAGCTCCGCCCTCACCCGCCTCATCCTGGTCGTGGCGCTTGGACTGTCGAACTACTACCAGCAGAAGGGCCAGCTCGACATGCGGCACACAATTTTGTACTTTGCGTGCTTCCAATCCTTTGTAAGCACGCTCGCGTCGCTTTCATCCGCAGTgagcgagctgcgcgccacACTCGGGCGTCTCAAGACGCTGGATGCGATGCTGCGCTGGTACTCGGAGCCGCTCGCGGTGACCGCGGGAGAgggctgcgccgcggcctcgGAGGCGGCTGTGGTCGACGTGCAGGAGTCCGCCACAGCAGACGTAGCTTTGGACCACGTCAGCTTCTCGTATCCAGCGGTGCCGGCTTTCCTCAGTGAGATtggtggcgccgctggcgcaggcgAGGCCGTCGCCTCGTGGGAGCAGGAGCTGAGCACCGCCATGGGCAGTCAGCACAATAACGGCGTGTCGCAGGTGAGCTTGACGGCTCTCGTTGGGGGTATCACGGTCCTTTACGGTCCCAGCGGCTGTGGGAAGAGCACCTGTCTGCGGCTTCTGTGTGGTCTGGTGCGGCCTCACACAGGCACGGTGCGCACGCAGCGTCGAGCCGTGCTgttggagcagcagcacgccatCTTTATCGGCACAGTGGCAGAGAACATCTTGCTCACCAACCTATCCAGCTTTGGCACTAGTACGACTGAAGTGAGTGCGTTAAAACCCACCATGCCATCGAGTGGCGTTCCTCAGTCgcccactgccgcagcgactttcgcagagctgcagcgccgcgttaCGGACGCGGCGGTTAAGAGTGGCTGCGCAAACTTCCTGAGCAACCCGTTTAGCACCTTCATCGAGAGTGTCGATCACCCGCAGTTCAGCGGtggccagctgcagcgcattgTCTTGGCTCGAATGTTGGCGCGGACGGACGACTACTCGCTTGTCCTCCTAGATGAACCTACCACTGGACTTGACCGAAGCgccgtggaggtgctgctggaggccaTCAAGGAGCTGCGTGACACCCATCACAAGACGGTTCTCATTTCGACTCACGACCAccgtgtggcggcggtggcggacaAAGTTATCAATCTGTCGGGGAgcgcagcagaggtgcggTGA